A window of Arcobacter acticola genomic DNA:
AAAACAGCCTTAACAAAAAGTAAAGAATATCAAGAGAGTATTGAGCATGACATAAAAAGAAGAGATGGAGAAATACTTAAAGTTTTGGTTAATTATTTTGTTGCTTATGATATATATGGGAATCCAGATAAAATATATGGTACAAAATATAATCTCACAAAACAAAAAGAAAAAGAAAAGATTCTAATAGAAGCAAAACAAAAAGCACAAGATTTGTTATATGAACAAAATACTCTTTTATCTTTATTTGATAAGGGTGATTCAGTATTATTTAAATGGAAAAATAATGAACATTGGGATATAGAATATGTTTCAAATAGTGTAGAAAAACTACTTGCTTATAGTATTACAGATTTCACATCAGAAAAAATAAAATATATATCTTGTATACATCAAGATGACAAAGCAACTCTAATAGAAGAAGTTAAAGATGCAGAAAATGAAAATAAAGATTTCTTTACACACAAACCATATAGAATAATCACAAAAGATAATAAAATAAAATGGGTATTAGATTACACTGTAACTCAAAAAGATAGAAATGGAAATATAATATATTTCATAGGTTATATTATAGATATAACAGAACAAAAAGAGTTAGAAGAAAATTTAATCAAAGCAAAAGAACAAGCAGAAAATGCTTCAAAAGCAAAAAGTGAATTTCTTGCAAATATGTCACATGAAATCAGAACACCACTAAATGGTATTATTGGTCTTACTAATCTTTTATTAGAAACACAATTAACAGATATCCAAAAAAATTATCTTACAAAATCAATTGTATCATCGGAAGCGTTATTACATGTAATCAATGACATACTAGATTATTCAAAAATTGAAGCTAATAAAATTGAATTAGAACATATTGCATTTGAATTGGACAAAATGCTACATCAAGTTTCTAACTTATTTATATATGAAGCTCAAAATAAAGGTATTGATTTAGATTGTACTATTGATCCTGCTATTCATAACAACTTAATAGGAGACCCTTTTAGAATCAATCAAATTCTTATTAATTTAGTAGGAAATGCACTTAAATTCACATCTCAAGGGTATGTTAATATAAATGTAAAACTAGAAGAGATAAATAATAATACTATGAAATTAAACTTCAATATAAAAGATACAGGTATTGGTATATCAAAAGAAAAGCAAAATAAATTATTTCAAGATTTTTCTCAAGTAGATACTTCTAATACTAGAAAATATGGAGGAAGCGGATTAGGACTGGTTATCTCTCAAAAATTAGCAAATCTAATGGGTGGTGGAATTACGGTAGAAAGTATTGAAGATGAGGGAAGTACTTTTAGTTTTACTTCTATTGTTGAATATAAAGAACAAGATTATAAATTTTTATCACAAGATTTAAAAAATAAACTAGTATTGCTAGTAAATAATCATGAAGAAATCAGACAAAATATCGAGAAAACATTAGAAATGTTCTCTTTAAAAACTATTTCTTGTAATGATGCAGAATCCGCGTTAAAAATTTTAGAGCAAAAAAGTGTTGATTATATCATTACAGAATGGGAACTTCCAGAAGAAGATGGAATCAAGTTTGCAAAAAATGTTGATTCAATTTATCATGAAAAAGACATAAAAACTGTTATTATAAGCTCATTTAATAAAAAAGATAAGCTAATAAGTGCAGCAAAAAAATCAGGAATACCAATAAGTAAACTTCTAGTAAAGCCTTTTAGTTCATATTCATTACTTGATATTTTAGTTGATAATAGTGATATAAAATTAGAAGAAAAGCAATCTAGTGAAAAACTTTCTGCAACAGGAAAAGCATTATTAGTCGAAGATAATGAAATAAATCAACTAGTAGCAAAACAAAACTTAGAAAATTTTGGATTAGAAGTTCATACAGCAATTAATGGAGCAATTGCAGTAGAAAAAGTAAAAAAAGAGCATTTTGATATTATCTTTATGGATTTGCAAATGCCTATTATGGATGGATTTGAAGCAAGTCGAAGAATAAGAAAGTTTAATTTAGATATTCCAATTATTGCATCAAGTGCAGCTGTTATGAAAGAAGATTTAAAAATGACACAAGAA
This region includes:
- a CDS encoding PAS domain-containing hybrid sensor histidine kinase/response regulator yields the protein MTVEEYLQRFILQEDQEIIRNEIKTALTKSKEYQESIEHDIKRRDGEILKVLVNYFVAYDIYGNPDKIYGTKYNLTKQKEKEKILIEAKQKAQDLLYEQNTLLSLFDKGDSVLFKWKNNEHWDIEYVSNSVEKLLAYSITDFTSEKIKYISCIHQDDKATLIEEVKDAENENKDFFTHKPYRIITKDNKIKWVLDYTVTQKDRNGNIIYFIGYIIDITEQKELEENLIKAKEQAENASKAKSEFLANMSHEIRTPLNGIIGLTNLLLETQLTDIQKNYLTKSIVSSEALLHVINDILDYSKIEANKIELEHIAFELDKMLHQVSNLFIYEAQNKGIDLDCTIDPAIHNNLIGDPFRINQILINLVGNALKFTSQGYVNINVKLEEINNNTMKLNFNIKDTGIGISKEKQNKLFQDFSQVDTSNTRKYGGSGLGLVISQKLANLMGGGITVESIEDEGSTFSFTSIVEYKEQDYKFLSQDLKNKLVLLVNNHEEIRQNIEKTLEMFSLKTISCNDAESALKILEQKSVDYIITEWELPEEDGIKFAKNVDSIYHEKDIKTVIISSFNKKDKLISAAKKSGIPISKLLVKPFSSYSLLDILVDNSDIKLEEKQSSEKLSATGKALLVEDNEINQLVAKQNLENFGLEVHTAINGAIAVEKVKKEHFDIIFMDLQMPIMDGFEASRRIRKFNLDIPIIASSAAVMKEDLKMTQEAGMNEHLAKPIDIEKLKNVLIKYLETSVKEVANIENEIISEELEVSIDGVSMEDLFHRLNNNKELSYKMLMNFANDKKDILNELDSLNIESDEFNSLMHNLKGLSGNLSLTDVYKYSSEIYTSDNIENKIALLPKLKESLTIVIESINEKASSKVVKKENINNFSKDEILKEIKELSHDIEKGAFITQNRKDLILDQVTQVTNEEIAKKLDSYLSNFDYDNTQIILEKIIGELS